A genomic segment from Gilvibacter sp. SZ-19 encodes:
- the pdeM gene encoding ligase-associated DNA damage response endonuclease PdeM — translation MTTLEFNFGGLDCVGHANGALYVPAHDCLLIADVHLGKVSHFRKHGAAVPTAAIQSNFDRLNQAMDHFQTDRLYFLGDLFHSHTNKEWDYFARWIEKRNPKTTLVLGNHDIIPLSRYDALGIATCETGNLGDLQLTHIPEENPEKFTVSGHIHPGVRLRGVGRQSISLPCFFISGKQMILPAFGSFTGKHVLRPGNEDRIYAIAEGELIALHETP, via the coding sequence ATGACGACTTTAGAATTTAATTTCGGCGGATTGGATTGTGTTGGACACGCAAACGGAGCTTTGTATGTACCCGCCCATGACTGTCTATTAATTGCCGATGTCCATTTAGGTAAGGTGAGTCATTTTAGAAAACACGGAGCTGCTGTTCCTACTGCGGCAATTCAATCGAATTTTGACAGGCTAAACCAAGCCATGGATCACTTTCAGACAGACAGGCTCTATTTTTTGGGCGATCTGTTCCACAGCCACACCAACAAGGAATGGGATTATTTTGCCCGTTGGATAGAAAAACGAAATCCTAAGACCACCTTGGTGCTTGGCAATCACGATATCATCCCCTTAAGCCGCTACGACGCTTTGGGAATTGCCACTTGTGAAACGGGAAATCTGGGTGATCTACAGCTGACACACATCCCAGAAGAAAACCCAGAAAAATTCACTGTTAGCGGACATATTCATCCGGGAGTACGCCTGCGTGGGGTGGGGAGACAGTCCATCAGTTTACCCTGTTTTTTCATCAGTGGGAAACAAATGATCTTGCCCGCCTTTGGCAGTTTTACTGGTAAACATGTATTGCGTCCCGGCAATGAAGATCGCATTTACGCCATAGCAGAAGGTGAACTTATTGCCCTACACGAGACGCCTTAA
- a CDS encoding ligase-associated DNA damage response exonuclease, producing the protein MSLLVFNKNGIYCPQADVYLDAWRKVPKCIVTHGHSDHARYGHGQYITHKTNIPIIKHRLGKLQVKGLEWNETLLVNGVKFSLHPAGHIPGSAQVRVAYQGEVWVFTGDYKLQDDGLSTPFEPIKCHTFISECTFGLPAFSWEPQKEVFNEINQWWAQNKANGVTSLLFGYSLGKAQRLLKNVNPDIGQIYVHKTIYDLNKAMAADFDLPEFTLLDTAMDKAVLKGSLIVAPPGVQNAAWIRKIGPQTTAAASGWMTFRGARRRRALDKGFVLSDHADWEELLTAVKATGCEQVIATHGYTDIFSRYLREELGLDAKTEATAYEAETIDETQETA; encoded by the coding sequence ATGTCCCTATTGGTATTTAATAAGAACGGCATTTATTGTCCGCAGGCAGATGTATATCTCGACGCTTGGCGAAAGGTGCCTAAATGTATCGTAACTCACGGGCATTCGGACCATGCGCGCTACGGACACGGGCAGTACATTACGCACAAGACCAACATTCCTATAATCAAACACCGACTTGGTAAATTGCAGGTCAAAGGATTAGAATGGAACGAGACGCTTTTGGTCAATGGGGTAAAGTTCAGTTTGCATCCAGCCGGTCATATTCCGGGGTCTGCTCAAGTCCGTGTAGCATACCAAGGAGAAGTTTGGGTATTTACGGGCGACTATAAATTACAAGATGACGGTCTTAGCACTCCCTTCGAACCTATAAAATGCCATACCTTCATCAGTGAATGCACCTTTGGACTCCCAGCATTTTCTTGGGAGCCACAAAAAGAAGTGTTTAACGAGATCAATCAGTGGTGGGCGCAGAACAAGGCCAATGGCGTGACCTCTTTGCTCTTCGGATACAGTTTGGGCAAAGCCCAGCGGCTCCTAAAGAATGTCAACCCAGACATAGGTCAGATCTACGTACATAAAACCATATACGACCTCAACAAAGCCATGGCTGCGGATTTTGATCTGCCAGAATTTACATTGCTTGACACTGCCATGGATAAGGCAGTATTGAAAGGTTCGCTCATTGTGGCCCCTCCTGGAGTACAAAACGCAGCTTGGATAAGAAAGATAGGGCCACAGACCACAGCTGCAGCAAGCGGATGGATGACCTTTAGAGGTGCTCGCAGAAGACGTGCCTTAGACAAAGGCTTTGTGTTGAGTGATCACGCAGATTGGGAAGAATTGCTTACAGCAGTAAAAGCCACTGGCTGCGAACAAGTGATCGCCACCCACGGTTATACAGACATCTTTTCTAGATACCTGCGCGAAGAACTCGGCTTAGACGCCAAGACAGAAGCCACGGCTTACGAAGCAGAGACCATAGATGAAACTCAGGAAACTGCCTAA
- a CDS encoding TerB family tellurite resistance protein — MSFKNLFQSYEHSRNLSHFASLVRMAAVDNELNEQEISRLDRFANKLGIDESEVKAILKDPSTYTINPPNSHEVRLQLLHDMFNIIFADHQIDADEHQLLVRYAIGLGFSEAQAEKYIKRSIQIYTGGLDFEDYQYLLEK; from the coding sequence ATGTCGTTTAAGAATCTTTTTCAGAGTTACGAGCACTCTAGAAACCTGAGCCATTTCGCATCTTTAGTAAGAATGGCAGCAGTAGATAATGAGCTCAACGAGCAAGAAATTAGCAGATTGGATCGTTTTGCCAATAAATTGGGAATTGACGAATCCGAAGTAAAAGCAATCCTAAAAGATCCGTCAACTTACACTATAAACCCACCAAACTCTCACGAGGTGCGTTTACAGCTATTACACGACATGTTCAATATCATCTTTGCGGATCATCAGATCGACGCAGATGAACACCAACTTCTAGTGCGTTATGCAATTGGTCTAGGCTTTAGTGAGGCCCAAGCTGAGAAGTATATTAAAAGATCTATCCAAATCTACACTGGGGGTCTAGACTTCGAAGATTACCAATATTTGTTAGAGAAGTAA
- a CDS encoding ligase-associated DNA damage response DEXH box helicase, protein MKREELLNIAQGWFESRGWSPFPFQKQTWNAYLQGKHGLLNAPTGSGKTYALWTPIVLSYIKSNPQYKTKHKKGIKALWITPLRALSVEIQQAAQRMADELETGLTVGIRTGDTTQAERAKQKRSMPDLLITTPESLMLLLASKDYPKLFKTLEAVVVDEWHELLGSKRGVQMELALSRLKTICPKLRIWGISATIGNLDQAMDVLMGDSTEQEKPRVLIRAKRKPKVKVKSIIPKKMETFPWRGHLGLHLLEEIIPIIEASKTTIIFTNTRGQCEIWFQKILEKHPELAGELAMHHGSINKETRLWVEQAIRNESLKAVVATSSLDLGVDFAPVETIIQIGGPKGVAKFLQRAGRSNHRPGEPSLIYFLPTHALELVEASALKRAVTESVMEDRTPFLLCFDVLIQYLVTLAVSDGFKPEEIFPEVQRTFCFQGLTEEQWQWCLNFITKGSQSLESYNEYRKVIVQEDGLFKVIDRRIAMMHRLSIGTIVSDAMLLVKYVSGGFIGTVEEWFLGKMKPGDTFVFAGRTLELVRLRNMTAQVRKSKKRSSNVVSFMGGRLPLSSQMSQLLREELQSSSAYKSQTRELRALSHIFERQLQESIVPASYEFLIESFETREGFHVVFYPFEGRFVHEALSHILAYRISLLIPISFSLAYNDYGFELLSDQVWDVQLIFDNDLFTPEYLLQDLEKSINATEMASRKFRDIAVISGLVFQGYPNKTVKTKHLQSNSRLLFKVFKDFEPDNLLLQQAYRETFEHELEEGRLRIALERICNQDWVWRPCEKPTPFSFPIITDRLREKMSSEKLSDRIKRMRVQYEA, encoded by the coding sequence ATGAAACGCGAAGAACTTTTGAATATCGCCCAGGGCTGGTTTGAGAGCCGCGGCTGGAGTCCGTTCCCGTTTCAAAAACAAACTTGGAATGCTTACTTGCAGGGCAAGCACGGCTTGCTCAATGCCCCCACGGGTAGCGGTAAGACCTACGCACTTTGGACACCTATCGTCTTGTCATATATCAAATCCAATCCGCAGTATAAAACCAAACATAAAAAAGGGATCAAAGCCCTTTGGATCACTCCGCTACGCGCCCTATCTGTAGAGATACAACAGGCTGCACAGCGCATGGCAGACGAGCTAGAAACGGGACTAACCGTTGGCATTAGAACCGGAGACACCACTCAAGCAGAGCGCGCCAAACAAAAGCGGTCGATGCCAGATCTACTTATCACAACTCCAGAAAGCTTAATGCTACTCTTAGCCAGCAAGGACTATCCCAAACTCTTCAAAACCCTGGAGGCCGTAGTGGTGGATGAGTGGCACGAACTCCTTGGTTCTAAACGCGGCGTGCAAATGGAATTGGCTTTATCTCGACTCAAGACCATTTGTCCGAAGCTGCGCATTTGGGGCATCTCTGCAACCATTGGAAACTTGGACCAAGCTATGGATGTTTTAATGGGCGATTCCACCGAGCAAGAAAAACCCCGAGTACTTATTAGAGCCAAACGCAAACCCAAGGTCAAAGTAAAATCCATCATCCCTAAGAAAATGGAGACCTTCCCGTGGCGCGGACATTTGGGATTGCACTTGTTAGAAGAGATCATTCCCATTATTGAAGCCAGCAAAACGACCATCATTTTTACCAACACCCGGGGCCAATGCGAGATCTGGTTTCAGAAGATATTAGAAAAGCACCCGGAACTGGCAGGCGAACTCGCCATGCATCACGGCAGTATCAATAAAGAAACACGGCTGTGGGTAGAACAAGCCATTCGCAACGAATCGCTCAAGGCTGTGGTGGCTACTTCGAGTTTGGACCTTGGGGTGGATTTTGCTCCGGTAGAAACCATCATCCAAATTGGTGGGCCAAAAGGCGTGGCAAAATTTTTACAGCGCGCCGGACGTTCCAACCACCGCCCCGGGGAACCGAGTCTGATCTATTTTTTACCTACACACGCATTAGAATTAGTGGAAGCCTCTGCTTTAAAACGGGCCGTAACCGAATCGGTTATGGAAGACCGCACACCCTTTTTACTCTGCTTTGATGTGCTGATCCAATATTTAGTGACCTTAGCCGTAAGTGACGGTTTTAAACCCGAGGAGATCTTCCCAGAAGTACAGCGGACCTTTTGTTTTCAAGGCTTGACCGAAGAACAATGGCAATGGTGTCTGAATTTCATTACTAAGGGAAGCCAAAGCTTAGAATCTTATAACGAATACCGCAAAGTGATCGTCCAAGAAGATGGGCTTTTCAAGGTTATAGATAGACGAATCGCCATGATGCATCGCCTGTCAATAGGTACTATTGTAAGCGATGCCATGCTGCTGGTCAAATACGTGAGCGGCGGTTTTATTGGTACCGTAGAGGAGTGGTTTTTAGGCAAAATGAAACCCGGAGACACCTTTGTTTTTGCCGGACGAACCCTAGAATTGGTCCGCCTGAGGAACATGACCGCTCAGGTCAGAAAATCTAAAAAACGTAGCAGCAATGTGGTGAGTTTTATGGGCGGCCGTTTGCCGCTTTCCTCCCAAATGAGTCAGCTACTCAGGGAAGAGCTGCAAAGCAGCAGCGCATACAAATCACAGACGCGTGAGTTACGCGCACTAAGTCATATTTTTGAGCGGCAATTGCAGGAATCTATAGTTCCGGCTTCTTATGAGTTCCTTATAGAATCCTTTGAAACCCGAGAAGGTTTTCATGTGGTTTTCTACCCTTTTGAGGGGCGCTTTGTACATGAGGCCTTGAGTCATATTTTGGCCTATAGAATAAGTCTACTCATTCCTATCAGCTTCTCCTTGGCCTACAACGACTACGGTTTTGAATTGCTGTCTGATCAGGTTTGGGATGTGCAACTCATTTTTGACAATGACCTATTCACTCCGGAGTATTTACTACAAGATCTAGAGAAAAGTATCAACGCCACAGAGATGGCGAGCCGGAAATTTAGAGACATCGCCGTGATAAGCGGTTTGGTGTTTCAGGGTTATCCCAACAAAACTGTTAAGACCAAACATTTGCAAAGCAATTCGCGCCTGCTTTTTAAAGTCTTTAAAGATTTTGAGCCCGATAATTTACTTTTGCAGCAAGCCTATAGAGAAACCTTTGAACACGAATTGGAAGAAGGCAGGTTGCGCATCGCATTGGAGCGAATTTGCAATCAGGATTGGGTGTGGCGTCCTTGTGAAAAGCCTACGCCATTTAGCTTCCCGATCATTACCGATAGGTTACGCGAAAAGATGAGCTCTGAAAAACTCAGCGATCGTATTAAGAGAATGCGCGTCCAATATGAGGCCTAA
- a CDS encoding ATP-dependent DNA ligase, whose protein sequence is MKAFAQLIKELDSTNKTNQKVAALANYFKEAKDSDKVWTIALLSHRRPKRPVNTTLLRAWATELANIPLWLFEESYHIVGDLAETIALVLPHPKGSTAMSLTEVVNEIAALGNQSEAIKKATILERWDQFNYYERFVYNKIITGGFRIGVSQKLMTRALGQATGIDTDELAFKLMGNWDPKTISFDELIIAPSEAAAVSRPYPFFLAHAVEGQVEELGDISQYSFEHKWDGIRAQVIFRADTHFVWSRGEELVTDKYPEFEALRERISNGTVLDGEIVCFPDGQIGDFNMLQTRIGRKNISKKLLETHPVILIAYDLLEWNGKDLRDTPFEKRREHLDKLVKSKGKHSPLYLSSTMEFDSWEQAAAERARAREKRSEGLMIKRKDSHYGVGRKRGEWFKWKVDPFTIDAVLTYAMRGHGRRANLFTDYTFALWHEGALVTFAKAYSGLTDAELKEVDSWIKKNTLERFGPVRSVKPEHVFEIAFEGIAASKRHKSGVATRFPRIHRWRKDKKPDQANSLEDLKALIPK, encoded by the coding sequence ATGAAAGCCTTTGCCCAACTCATAAAAGAGCTAGACAGCACCAACAAGACCAACCAAAAGGTTGCTGCTTTGGCCAATTACTTTAAGGAGGCCAAAGACAGTGACAAGGTTTGGACAATCGCACTGCTTTCTCATAGACGCCCCAAACGTCCTGTCAACACTACATTACTTAGAGCTTGGGCCACTGAACTGGCCAACATTCCGCTGTGGTTGTTTGAAGAGAGTTATCATATTGTAGGTGATCTGGCAGAGACCATCGCCTTAGTCCTACCGCATCCTAAAGGCAGTACAGCTATGTCTTTGACCGAGGTGGTCAACGAGATCGCAGCGCTAGGGAATCAATCCGAAGCAATAAAGAAAGCAACGATCTTAGAACGCTGGGATCAATTCAATTACTACGAGCGCTTTGTCTACAACAAGATCATTACCGGCGGATTTAGAATTGGGGTGAGTCAAAAACTGATGACACGGGCCCTAGGACAAGCCACAGGAATTGATACCGATGAGCTCGCTTTTAAACTCATGGGAAATTGGGACCCCAAGACCATCAGTTTTGATGAATTGATCATAGCTCCTTCTGAGGCCGCAGCAGTTTCTAGACCCTACCCTTTCTTTTTGGCGCATGCTGTAGAGGGCCAAGTGGAAGAACTGGGCGACATCTCTCAATACAGCTTTGAACACAAATGGGACGGCATACGGGCGCAAGTGATATTTAGGGCCGATACGCATTTTGTCTGGTCAAGGGGAGAAGAACTGGTCACTGACAAGTATCCAGAATTTGAGGCGCTACGGGAACGGATTTCCAACGGAACTGTACTGGACGGTGAGATTGTTTGTTTTCCCGACGGGCAGATCGGGGATTTCAACATGCTACAAACTCGAATTGGCCGCAAGAACATCAGCAAAAAACTCTTGGAGACACACCCGGTGATACTCATTGCTTATGACCTTTTAGAATGGAATGGCAAGGACCTACGAGATACTCCTTTTGAAAAGCGTCGGGAACACTTAGACAAATTGGTAAAATCGAAAGGAAAGCATTCGCCCCTCTATTTAAGCAGCACCATGGAGTTTGATAGCTGGGAACAGGCGGCAGCAGAAAGAGCTCGAGCCAGAGAAAAACGCAGCGAAGGCCTTATGATCAAGCGCAAGGATTCGCATTATGGTGTGGGCAGAAAACGCGGAGAATGGTTCAAATGGAAGGTCGATCCCTTTACCATAGATGCGGTGCTCACCTACGCCATGCGTGGCCACGGAAGGCGCGCCAACCTATTTACCGATTACACCTTTGCTCTCTGGCACGAAGGTGCTTTGGTAACTTTTGCCAAAGCCTATAGCGGCCTAACAGATGCCGAACTTAAAGAGGTAGACAGCTGGATAAAAAAGAATACTCTCGAACGTTTTGGGCCTGTACGCTCTGTTAAGCCGGAGCATGTCTTTGAAATTGCTTTTGAGGGCATCGCTGCTAGCAAGCGCCATAAAAGTGGTGTTGCCACGCGCTTTCCTAGAATACACCGCTGGCGTAAGGACAAAAAACCCGATCAGGCCAACAGTTTAGAAGATCTAAAAGCACTCATCCCGAAATGA
- a CDS encoding hybrid sensor histidine kinase/response regulator — MSLKNFKSELLEKRVQIISTDTSGKILTSDQALIDLKTGSSLKELDPFFEAILPLAGKDNPKLEFPCINVKHKDQEFILDIEVRHSKDELIVILYDFTEHYRRSHPVVQEKNENTILANQLLVEQAIANEKEALKNSFLSKLSHELRKPLGNMMGFVNLLQDSNLSYEQSEMLKIVRQTGMHIEELLNDLLDISKISEGTLKLKNVSFKMKDVTKHLQDMFSLKAKSKRIEFEINMRDNVPAILIGDPIRVKQILINLVDNAFKNTPKGKVLLDISVDYSRAKKVSLRFSVSDTGYGIKDAELPKIFDSYYQIDQLLSPTEGQGLGLKIVDDLVKLQSGKIKVKSKVGEGTQFEVSLPFEVPLREEKKPARKKAVDVDERIRVLCVDDAELDQMLIMKILINEGFISMDLALHGEMALQLLELKSYDVILLDLDLPILNGIDFLKKLRAERKTKKQPVVVLTAMAGPEYQQEAETLGISAFLTKPYQPKELVRAIKEAFKTREK; from the coding sequence ATGAGTTTAAAGAATTTCAAATCTGAACTGCTGGAAAAACGCGTTCAGATAATCAGTACCGATACCTCAGGTAAAATCCTAACCAGCGACCAAGCCTTGATCGACCTAAAAACGGGCAGTTCTTTAAAAGAGCTTGATCCGTTCTTTGAAGCCATTTTACCTCTGGCAGGCAAGGACAATCCAAAGCTGGAATTTCCTTGTATCAATGTAAAACACAAAGATCAGGAATTTATCTTGGACATAGAAGTGCGTCATTCCAAGGACGAACTCATTGTTATTCTCTACGATTTCACAGAGCACTACAGACGGTCTCATCCGGTGGTTCAAGAAAAGAATGAGAATACCATTTTGGCCAATCAGCTTTTGGTAGAACAGGCCATTGCCAACGAAAAAGAGGCCCTAAAGAACAGCTTTCTTTCTAAGCTGAGTCACGAGCTGCGCAAACCGCTCGGCAATATGATGGGCTTTGTGAATTTATTGCAAGATTCCAACTTGAGCTATGAGCAGTCAGAAATGCTCAAAATAGTGCGTCAAACTGGAATGCACATTGAAGAATTACTCAACGATTTACTTGATATTTCTAAGATCAGCGAAGGCACTTTAAAGCTCAAGAACGTATCCTTTAAAATGAAGGATGTGACTAAGCATTTGCAAGATATGTTCTCGCTGAAGGCCAAGAGCAAACGGATAGAATTCGAGATCAATATGCGCGATAATGTACCTGCCATACTTATCGGTGACCCTATTCGCGTAAAGCAAATTTTGATCAACTTGGTGGATAATGCTTTTAAGAATACTCCTAAAGGGAAGGTCTTACTGGATATAAGCGTTGACTATTCACGTGCTAAAAAGGTCAGCCTGAGATTCAGTGTTTCAGACACTGGCTACGGGATAAAGGATGCGGAACTACCTAAGATCTTTGATTCGTATTATCAAATAGACCAATTGCTCTCTCCTACAGAAGGTCAAGGTCTGGGGCTTAAAATAGTAGACGATCTGGTAAAACTGCAAAGCGGTAAGATCAAAGTGAAAAGCAAGGTGGGCGAAGGCACGCAATTCGAAGTGTCCTTGCCTTTTGAGGTTCCTCTGCGCGAGGAGAAAAAACCTGCTCGCAAAAAGGCGGTCGATGTGGATGAACGCATCCGCGTACTTTGTGTAGACGATGCCGAATTGGATCAGATGCTGATCATGAAGATCCTAATAAACGAAGGTTTTATCTCTATGGATTTGGCTTTGCACGGCGAAATGGCGCTGCAATTGCTCGAACTTAAAAGCTACGATGTGATCTTGTTAGATTTGGATCTACCAATCCTGAATGGAATCGATTTCTTAAAGAAATTACGCGCCGAACGCAAGACCAAAAAACAACCTGTCGTTGTACTAACGGCCATGGCCGGACCAGAATACCAACAGGAAGCAGAGACGCTCGGTATTTCGGCCTTTTTGACCAAACCCTATCAGCCTAAAGAGCTCGTTAGAGCCATAAAGGAAGCATTTAAAACACGAGAAAAGTAA